AATTTTTAAAGGATTACCCATTGAAGCAACATCTCTTCCGTAAGGTGAGGTTGAAGATTTCATTCCTGGAAGAGTTGTTGGAGCCATTTGTCCGCCAGTCATTCCGTAAATTCCATTATTTACAAAAACAATAATAATATTTTCGCCACGGTTGCATGCATGAATTGTTTCGGCTGTCCCGATTGCTGCCAAGTCTCCATCGCCCTGATAGGTAAATACATATTTTTTTGGCCAACATCTTTTTATTCCTGTAGCAACTGCCGGTGCTCGTCCGTGTGCTGCCTGCTGCATGTCGATATTCATAAATTCATAAGCCAATACTGAACATCCAACAGGTGCTATTCCAATAGTATCTTCTCCTATTCCCATTTCATCAACCACTTCCATCATTATTCTATGAACCGTGCCATGTCCACATCCGGGGCAATAGCTTAGTGATTTGTCTGTCAGAAATTCGGTTTTTTTAAATACTAAATTTTCTTTCTGAATTATTTCGCTTATATCCATTATACTGTATTTTAAATTTTGAAAATAAAATTACATTCAGCTATGCTGAAATTACTTTTTGTTCCAATGCTTCAAGAACTTCTTCCGGAGTCGGAACTATTCCTCCATATCTTCCAAAATGCTCGACTTTGGCTTTTCCGTTTGCGGCAAGGCGAACATCTTCTACCATTTGTCCGGCGCTCATTTCTACTGATAATATACCTTTTACTTTTTTTGTCATCTCTTCGATTTGCTTTTTCGGAAATGGGAATAATGTTATTGGTCGAAGCAAACCAACTTTTAATCCTTTCTCTTTTGCTAACTCTACTGCTTTTTGACAAATTCGGGCACTTGAACCATATGCTACCATAGCATAATCGGCATCCTCGCAATTGAATTTTTCAAATCTTACTTCCTCTTCCTCCATCTGTCTGTATTTTGACTGAAGATGATGATTGTGTTGTTCTTGTTTTGCAGAATCTAAATCTAAAGAAGTGATAATTCTTCTTTCTTTATCTTTAGATTTTCCGGTAGTTGCCCATGTGTATTTTTCTATTAATTCTTCATCAGTTAGTCTGGGAGTATAATCCATCAGCTCAACTTTTTCCATCATTTGTCCAATCACTCCATCCGTCAAAATCATAATTGGAGTTCTGTATTTAAAAGCAAGATCAAATCCATCTTTTGCAAAATCTGCCATTTCTTGTACTGATGATGGAGCTAAAACTATCATCTTATAATCTCCATGTCCTCCACCTTTCACAGCCTGAAAATAGTCGGCTTGCGAAGGTTGAATAGTTCCCAGTCCTGGGCCTCCTCTCACTACATTTACAATTACGCAAGGAATTTCGGCTCCTGCCATATATGATATTCCTTCTTGTTTCAAACTTATTCCCGGGCTTGAAGACGAGGTCATGGCTTTTTTCCCGGTTGCACCAGCCCCGTAGCACATATTTATTGCAGCTACTTCGCTTTCTGCTTGTAAAACAACCATTCCTGTTCTTTCTTCAGGATTTTCTGTCATTAAGTATTCTATTATTTCGGATTGAGGTGTGATAGGGTAGCCAAAATATGCATCTACCCCTATACGAACAGCAGCTTCTGCTATTGCTTCGTTCCCTTTCATTAATCGTAATTCTTTCATTATTTTGAATTTTTTACATTAAACTTTTTGCTGTTAAACTCTTTTTCTGTAAACTGTTATTACTGAATCAGGACAAACTAATGCACAACTTGTGCATCCTGTACAAGCTTCTGGATTTTCCATGTAGGAATAATGATATCCTTTCCCATTTACCTCTTTTGCCATGCCAATGACTTGAGTAGGACAAGCAACAGAACATACTTCGCATCCTTTGCAATTTTCAATATCAACAACAATAGCTCCTTTCACCTTTGCCATTTTATATGTTTTTTATTTATAATACATTAAAAAAATTGTGGTCAAAATTAGTATTTATTTTGATATATATACATGATTTTTAGCATTTTTTTTGACAATATAATATGCTGTATATCAATAATATATCTTCATGTTTGCCGTTTGAAAATTATTTGTTTTCAAATTCTATTATAAATTATTTTAATAGTTTGTAATTTATAAAATAATATTCTAAAAATTTGCTAAAAAATAAATTTCGAAATTTGTATATTTATTATACTTTCTGACAATTTAAATGTTAAAAATAAATTTGAAAATTCAATCAAAATGTGATGTAATCATTTAATTTTGACAAATATTTTTTAAAGTAGTTAGTTTAAAATAAATTTGTAATATTATCGTATTATTTTTACAAATATTAAAATTGTAATTTATTGATTATGAAATTATTAAAATTAGTTTTTATTCTTAGTGCTATATTTTTAGTATCAAAAAACGGTTTGTCGCAAGAAAGGTGGTCTCTCGAAAAATGTATTGACTACGCATTGGAACACAATATTCAAATAAAGCAACAAGAATTAAACGCCAAATATTCGGAAAATTTATTAGTTCAATCGAAATTAAACTTATTGCCAAGTTTGAATGGAAATACTTCATTGAATAATAGTTTTGGTCGTTCGGTAGATCCTTACACTTATGAGTTTACAACAGAAAATGTCCAATCAATGAATTTTTCGTTAAGCAGTAGTGTAACTCTTTTTAGTGGTTTACAAAAACTCAATGCCATCAAACAAAACGAGTTTAATTTACTTTCAAGTTTGCAAGATGTAGAAAAAACAAAAAACGATATTGCACTGAATATTACTGCCGCATTTCTTCAAATATTATTTAACGAGGAGCTTCTTGCTGTTGCACAAAAGCAACTCGAAATTACAAATATGCAAGTTGAACGAACAAAAAAATTAGTTGAAGCCGGAAGTTTGGCAAAAGGAAGTCTTTTGGAAATTCAAGCTCAACAAGCATCCGAAGAACTTCAAGTAGTTAATATGGAAAACCAAATAGATATCTCATTTTTAACTCTAACTCAATTGTTAGAATTGGAAAGCACAGAAAACTTTGAGATAGAAAACCCAAATCTGCCTGATGTAGATGAATCTGTTTCTCTATCGAAGGTTTCTTCCATTTATCAGCAAGGAGTTTCTTCCCTACCTCAAATAAAAAGTGCCGAATTTCAACTTTTAAGCTCTGAAAAAGCACTAGCAATTTCCAAAGCTATGTATTACCCTTCTTTGAGTTTAAACGCCTCGATTTATTCAGGGTATTCAAACAATGTGCAAAAATCAATTTTTTTCACAAGTTTGGTTGAAAGCCAACTTATTGGTCACACAGCAGGAGGTGAAGAGGTCTGGTCTGAAGAATATTCCTCTATTTCTCAAACTTATGAGTCATATCCATTCTCCGACCAAGTAAAAGATAATGCATACAAATCATTAGGTTTTAATTTGTCGATACCGATATTCAATAACTGGCAGGTTCAGACAGCTGTAAAAAACTCAAAAATTGCTTTATTAAATGCTGAATATAATCTTGAACTTCAAAAAAATGTTTTATACAAAGAAATTCAAGTGGCTCATACAGATGCAATTGCAGCTCAAAAGAAATTTATTTCAACAAAAAAAGCAGTTACTTCAATCGAAGAATCATTCAGATATACTCAACAAAAATTTGATGTTGGCTTGGTAAATTCTGTTGATTATAATGTTGCTAAAAATCAATTATCTCAAACCCAATCGGAGCTTTTGCAATCGAAATATGACTACATATTTAAAACAAAAATATTAGATTTTTATAATGGAAAACCAATAGTTTTATAATCAACACTGCATACTTAAAGTTCTGTTTTTTAGTTAGTTGAAATAAGTATTATATAAAATAATCATATAATGAAAAATAATAAAATTCTCAAGTATTTAATTATTGTAGCAGTTGTATTTATCATTCTTGCTTTAATAGGAAAAAAGGCAGGCTGGTTTGGCAAAGCTGATATCATAAAAGTAACTACTGAAAAAGTCTCGAAAAGGAACATAATTGAAACTATTACTGCAAACGGGAAAATTCAGCCTGAAACAGAAGTAAAAATCAGCCCAGATGTATCTGGCGAAATTGTAGAGCTAAACATAATGGAAGGCGATGAAGTTGAAGAAGGAAAACTCTTGCTCAAAATTAAGCCCGATATTTATTTATCAAATTTAGACAGAGTAAAAGCTTCGCTTAATTCTGCAAAATCAAATCTCGCAAACTCAAAAGCCCGACTTGTTCAAATTGAAGCTCAATTTAAGCAAGCAGAATTATCATTTAAACGAAATAAAAAACTGTGGAATCAGAAAGCAATTTCGGAAGCCGAATGGGAAACAGCCGAATCGTCATTTTATGTTGCAAAAGCCGAAGTAGAAGCAGGCAGAGAGACAGTAAATTCTGCCGAATTTGCAGTTAAAAGTTCAGAAGCTTCGCTCAAAGAAGCAAAAGAGAACCTCACCAAAACAACAATTTATGCTCCTATGAATGGAACCATTTCTAAACTTAATGTAGAAAAAGGTGAAAGAGTGGTAGGAACAGCTCAAATGGCAGGTACAGAACTCCTTAGAATAGCCAATTTGAACAAAATGGAAGTTAAAGTTGAAGTAAACGAAAACGATATTGTTAGAGTCAGTTTATTTGATACAGCCATTATTGAAATTGACGCATATTTGAAAGAAAAATTTAAAGGAATTGTTACAGAAATTGCCAACTCTGCAAATACATTGGGAGTATCGACCGATCAGGTTACAAGTTTCGATGTAAAGATCCTTATACTTCAAGAATCCTATAAACATTTGATTCCTACAGATAATCCTAATTTTTATCCATTCCGTCCTGGCATGTCTGCAAATGTCGATATTGAAACCCATATTGAAAAAGATGTTTTAAGTATTCCTATTCAGGCAGTTACAACTCGCGAAGATACAAGTCAGCTTGCCGATAGTCTAAAAACTTTTGACAATAAGTTTGAAGAAGAAATGATGGAAGTTGTTTTTGTCTATGAAGATGGAAAAGTAAAGCTACGAAAAGTCGTTTCAAGCATCCAAGACAATAACTATATTAGAATTGACAGCGGATTGACTGCTGACGAAGAAGTTGTAGTTTCGCCATATAATGCAATTTCAAAAAAGCTAAAAGACGAAAGTGTAGTTGAAAAAGTTGATAAGGA
The Bacteroidota bacterium DNA segment above includes these coding regions:
- a CDS encoding 2-oxoglutarate oxidoreductase, with amino-acid sequence MDISEIIQKENLVFKKTEFLTDKSLSYCPGCGHGTVHRIMMEVVDEMGIGEDTIGIAPVGCSVLAYEFMNIDMQQAAHGRAPAVATGIKRCWPKKYVFTYQGDGDLAAIGTAETIHACNRGENIIIVFVNNGIYGMTGGQMAPTTLPGMKSSTSPYGRDVASMGNPLKITELVAQLPGTNFVTRQAVHTPGNARKTKKAIRKAFENQKLNNGVSFVEVVSNCNSGWKMTPVKSNEWMVENMFPFYPLGDIKVDGNFVK
- a CDS encoding 3-methyl-2-oxobutanoate dehydrogenase subunit VorB is translated as MMKELRLMKGNEAIAEAAVRIGVDAYFGYPITPQSEIIEYLMTENPEERTGMVVLQAESEVAAINMCYGAGATGKKAMTSSSSPGISLKQEGISYMAGAEIPCVIVNVVRGGPGLGTIQPSQADYFQAVKGGGHGDYKMIVLAPSSVQEMADFAKDGFDLAFKYRTPIMILTDGVIGQMMEKVELMDYTPRLTDEELIEKYTWATTGKSKDKERRIITSLDLDSAKQEQHNHHLQSKYRQMEEEEVRFEKFNCEDADYAMVAYGSSARICQKAVELAKEKGLKVGLLRPITLFPFPKKQIEEMTKKVKGILSVEMSAGQMVEDVRLAANGKAKVEHFGRYGGIVPTPEEVLEALEQKVISA
- a CDS encoding 4Fe-4S binding protein; translation: MAKVKGAIVVDIENCKGCEVCSVACPTQVIGMAKEVNGKGYHYSYMENPEACTGCTSCALVCPDSVITVYRKRV
- a CDS encoding TolC family protein encodes the protein MKLLKLVFILSAIFLVSKNGLSQERWSLEKCIDYALEHNIQIKQQELNAKYSENLLVQSKLNLLPSLNGNTSLNNSFGRSVDPYTYEFTTENVQSMNFSLSSSVTLFSGLQKLNAIKQNEFNLLSSLQDVEKTKNDIALNITAAFLQILFNEELLAVAQKQLEITNMQVERTKKLVEAGSLAKGSLLEIQAQQASEELQVVNMENQIDISFLTLTQLLELESTENFEIENPNLPDVDESVSLSKVSSIYQQGVSSLPQIKSAEFQLLSSEKALAISKAMYYPSLSLNASIYSGYSNNVQKSIFFTSLVESQLIGHTAGGEEVWSEEYSSISQTYESYPFSDQVKDNAYKSLGFNLSIPIFNNWQVQTAVKNSKIALLNAEYNLELQKNVLYKEIQVAHTDAIAAQKKFISTKKAVTSIEESFRYTQQKFDVGLVNSVDYNVAKNQLSQTQSELLQSKYDYIFKTKILDFYNGKPIVL
- a CDS encoding efflux RND transporter periplasmic adaptor subunit; amino-acid sequence: MKNNKILKYLIIVAVVFIILALIGKKAGWFGKADIIKVTTEKVSKRNIIETITANGKIQPETEVKISPDVSGEIVELNIMEGDEVEEGKLLLKIKPDIYLSNLDRVKASLNSAKSNLANSKARLVQIEAQFKQAELSFKRNKKLWNQKAISEAEWETAESSFYVAKAEVEAGRETVNSAEFAVKSSEASLKEAKENLTKTTIYAPMNGTISKLNVEKGERVVGTAQMAGTELLRIANLNKMEVKVEVNENDIVRVSLFDTAIIEIDAYLKEKFKGIVTEIANSANTLGVSTDQVTSFDVKILILQESYKHLIPTDNPNFYPFRPGMSANVDIETHIEKDVLSIPIQAVTTREDTSQLADSLKTFDNKFEEEMMEVVFVYEDGKVKLRKVVSSIQDNNYIRIDSGLTADEEVVVSPYNAISKKLKDESVVEKVDKEKLFTDEDE